Proteins encoded by one window of Cervus canadensis isolate Bull #8, Minnesota chromosome 18, ASM1932006v1, whole genome shotgun sequence:
- the EDDM13 gene encoding epididymal protein 13 encodes MYRSSSTPTPKPAVHKSGPSLKMFLLILLFLGLADACIPREVATEEKTPDSFPPRTVPPPGARLSLSLPSKGLHRLIPPHLSGVRLSDSSSKTPSLASPPDRTEEEIKILKQILGLLSLQVLNEESSDCKEEVKFLPTATTPKKPLKQKTRWNGLRCAYMMVTFLFVSYNKGDWCYCHYCNPEVDNRNNPCCAF; translated from the exons ATGTACAG GAGCTCGTCCACCCCAACCCCCAAGCCCGCTGTCCACAAGTCAGGGCCCTCTCTGAAGATGTTCCTGCTGATTCTACTTTTCCTGGGACTGGCAGATGCCTGCATCCCCCGGGAAG TTGCAACTGAAGAAAAAA CTCCAGACTCCTTCCCACCCAGGACTGTCCCACCGCCGGGAGcgcgtctctctctctctctcccctccaaaGGTCTTCACCGGCTAATCCCTCCTCATCTTTCAGGTGTCAGACTCAGTGACAGTTCCTCCAAGACGCCTTCTCTGGCATCCCCACCAG ACAGGACAGAGGAAGAAA TAAAAA TCCTGAAAC AGATCCTCG GTTTGCTGAGCCTCCAGGTACTGAATG AAGAATCAAGCGACTGCAAGGAAGAAG TAAAGTTCCTCCCAACGGCCACCACCCCCAAGAAGCCGCTGAAGCAGAAAACCAGATGGAATGGGCTGAGATGTGCCTACATGATGGTCACCTTCTTGTTCGTGTCCTACAACAAAGGAGATTGG TGTTACTGCCATTACTGTAACCCGGAGGTGGACAACAG AAACAATCCCTGCTGTGCCTTCTAA
- the ZSCAN5B gene encoding zinc finger and SCAN domain-containing protein 5B — protein sequence MAKDQTFFQGCGHVTDSPGAESPASVPPPDTLMENSDCDQETWHIRFRTFSSSEESDPVEALRRLRELCRLWLRPDLHTKEQMLDRLVLEQFMICMPLKCQVLLKESGVQSCRELEDMLRNRQKPKNWAIVCIQGQEYLVRNPDVEMVEVKAGDMDDERDPCREPRPPASVIPPEDGQEESQELQNLPGATDLSREQDQEALPPETIPEIGGPEGQTPKENLEKDLMEDRGETKTLPSQEPELLKGPEGDVSTTSGSRRGPLKNRRHVKRKRDSSPTCQDVRQEAATCLDQGEFSGQLGSHSLGSSGTVGPTSLPEGAETPGRALSECRVCKKSFLYQSQLALHQRTHTRERPFHCDICDKGFIQPSDLRVHERIHTGEKPYGCDLCPKRFTHDSTLRAHRRTHTQEKPFRCEHCDRAFGHRGNLNVHRRTHSGLRPYVCPECHGAFRQVGTFRRHQKIHSR from the exons ATGGCTAAGGACCAGACATTTTTTCAGGGTTGTGGACACGTCACAGATAGCCCTGGAGCAGAGTCACCGGCATCCGTGCCACCCCCAGACACACTCATGGAAAACTCGGACTGTGACCAGGAAACCTGGCACATCCGCTTCAGAACATTTAGCAGCTCGGAGGAATCCGACCCCGTCGAGGCCCTGAGGAGACTCCGTGAACTCTGCCGTCTGTGGCTGAGGCCAGATCTTCACACCAAGGAGCAGATGCTGGACAGGCTGGTGCTGGAGCAGTTCATGATCTGCATGCCCCTGAAGTGCCAGGTCCTGCTCAAAGAAAGTGGGGTGCagagttgcagagagctggaggaCATGCTAAGAAATAGGCAGAAACCCAAGAACTGG GCTATAGTCTGCATACAAGGACAGGAATATCTTGTGCGCAACCCAGATGTTGAGATGGTTGAAGTCAAGGCCGGTGACATGGACGATGAGAGAGACCCGTGCAGGGAGCCCCGACCCCCTGCGAGTGTCATACCTCCAGAGGATGGCCAGGAGGAAAGCCAAGAGCTGCAGAATCTGCCGGGAGCCACGGACCTGTCAAGGGAGCAG GACCAGGAAGCTCTCCCGCCAGAGACCATTCCTGAAATAGGTGGACCGGAGGGTCAGACGCCCAAGGAGAACTTGGAGAAGGACCTGATGGAAGACAGGGGAGAGACAAAAACCCTTCCATCTCAAGAACCTGAACTTCTGAAGGGTCCTG AGGGAGACGTTTCCACTACGAGTGGATCCAGAAGAGGTCCTCTGAAGAATCGCAGACATGTCAAAAGGAAACGGGACAGTAGTCCCACTTGCCAAGACGTGCGTCAAGAAGCAGCCACATGTTTGGACCAAGGAGAGTTCTCAGGACAGCTTGGGTCCCATTCCCTTGGTTCCTCTGGCACCGTGGGACCCACCAGTCTTCCTGAGGGAGCAGAAACCCCGGGACGGGCACTCTCTGAATGCAGGGTGTGCAAAAAGAGCTTTCTGTATCAATCTCAGCTTGCCCtgcaccagaggacacacacaagaGAGAGGCCCTTTCACTGCGACATCTGTGACAAAGGGTTCATACAGCCTTCAGACCTGCGGGTTCACGAGCGGAtccacacgggcgagaagccctaTGGCTGTGATCTCTGCCCCAAGAGGTTCACCCACGACTCCACACTGCGTGCTCACAGGAGGACCCACACCCAGGAGAAGCCTTTCCGCTGTGAGCACTGCGACAGAGCTTTCGGCCACCGCGGGAACCTCAACGTTCACCGGCGCACCCACTCTGGGCTCAGGCCCTACGTGTGCCCCGAGTGCCACGGCGCCTTCCGTCAGGTGGGGACCTTCAGACGCCACCAGAAAATCCACTCCAGATGA